The Brenneria rubrifaciens genome has a window encoding:
- the rplA gene encoding 50S ribosomal protein L1, whose protein sequence is MAKLTKRLRVIREKVDVTKQYDINEAVALLKELATAKFVESVDVAVNLGIDARKSDQNVRGATVLPHGTGRSVRVAVFTQGANAEAAKAAGAELVGMEDLADLIKKGEMNFDVVIASPDAMRVVGQLGQVLGPRGLMPNPKVGTVTPNVAEAVKNAKAGQVRYRNDKNGIIHTTIGKVDFDSNQLKENLEALLVALKKAKPSQAKGVYIKKVSLSTTMGAGVAVDQSGLSAVAN, encoded by the coding sequence ATGGCTAAGCTGACCAAGCGCCTGCGCGTGATCCGTGAAAAAGTTGATGTAACCAAACAGTATGACATCAACGAAGCCGTTGCTCTGCTCAAAGAGCTGGCCACTGCTAAGTTTGTAGAAAGTGTAGACGTTGCCGTTAACCTCGGCATTGATGCACGTAAATCTGACCAAAACGTTCGTGGCGCCACCGTTCTGCCTCATGGCACCGGTCGTTCTGTTCGCGTTGCCGTCTTCACCCAGGGCGCAAACGCTGAAGCGGCTAAAGCTGCTGGCGCTGAACTGGTAGGTATGGAAGATCTGGCCGATCTGATTAAGAAAGGTGAAATGAACTTTGACGTAGTTATTGCTTCCCCGGATGCAATGCGCGTTGTCGGCCAGTTAGGCCAGGTTCTGGGGCCACGTGGCCTGATGCCGAACCCGAAAGTGGGTACTGTAACGCCTAACGTTGCTGAAGCAGTTAAAAATGCTAAAGCCGGTCAGGTTCGTTACCGCAATGACAAAAACGGTATCATCCATACCACTATCGGCAAGGTTGATTTCGATTCAAACCAACTGAAAGAAAACCTGGAAGCTCTGCTGGTTGCGCTGAAAAAAGCGAAACCTTCTCAGGCGAAAGGTGTGTACATCAAAAAGGTTAGCCTGTCTACCACTATGGGTGCAGGCGTTGCGGTTGACCAGAGCGGTCTGAGCGCAGTCGCTAACTAA
- the rplK gene encoding 50S ribosomal protein L11 — protein sequence MAKKVQAYVKLQVAAGMANPSPPVGPALGQQGVNIMEFCKAFNAKTESIEKGLPIPVVITVYSDRSFTFVTKTPPAAVLLKKAAGIKSGSGKPNKDKVGKVTSAQVREIAETKAADMTGADVDAMARSIAGTARSMGLVVED from the coding sequence ATGGCCAAGAAAGTACAAGCCTATGTCAAGTTGCAGGTTGCAGCTGGTATGGCTAACCCGAGTCCACCGGTAGGTCCGGCTCTGGGTCAGCAAGGTGTAAACATCATGGAATTTTGTAAGGCGTTCAATGCTAAAACTGAAAGCATTGAAAAAGGTCTGCCGATTCCAGTGGTTATTACCGTTTATTCTGACCGTTCTTTTACCTTCGTTACCAAAACGCCTCCGGCAGCTGTTCTGCTGAAGAAAGCGGCTGGTATCAAGTCTGGTTCCGGTAAGCCGAACAAAGACAAAGTCGGTAAAGTAACGAGTGCTCAGGTTCGTGAAATCGCAGAAACCAAAGCTGCGGACATGACTGGTGCCGACGTAGACGCTATGGCGCGTTCTATCGCTGGTACTGCTCGTTCCATGGGCCTGGTAGTGGAGGATTAA
- the nusG gene encoding transcription termination/antitermination protein NusG, whose product MSEAPKKRWYVVQAFSGFEGRVAQSLREHIKLHNMEDLFGEVMVPTEEVVEIRGGQRRKSERKFFPGYVLVQMVMEDASWHLVRSVPRVMGFIGGTSDRPAPISDKEVDAIMNRLQQVGDKPRPKTLFEPGEMVRVNDGPFADFNGVVEEVDYEKSRLKVSVSIFGRATPVELDFSQVEKG is encoded by the coding sequence ATGTCTGAAGCCCCAAAAAAGCGTTGGTACGTCGTGCAGGCGTTTTCTGGTTTTGAAGGCCGCGTGGCCCAGTCGTTGCGTGAGCACATCAAGCTCCATAACATGGAAGATCTGTTTGGTGAGGTCATGGTGCCAACCGAAGAAGTGGTTGAAATCCGTGGCGGCCAGCGTCGCAAGAGCGAACGTAAATTTTTCCCTGGTTATGTGTTAGTGCAGATGGTTATGGAAGATGCCAGCTGGCACTTGGTTCGCAGTGTTCCTCGCGTGATGGGGTTTATTGGCGGCACCTCGGACCGTCCAGCGCCGATCAGTGATAAGGAAGTGGATGCGATTATGAATCGTCTCCAACAGGTGGGTGATAAACCACGTCCGAAAACGCTGTTCGAGCCGGGTGAAATGGTTCGTGTCAATGATGGGCCGTTTGCTGATTTCAACGGTGTGGTTGAAGAAGTCGATTACGAGAAGAGCCGCCTTAAAGTGTCGGTTTCTATTTTCGGTCGTGCGACCCCTGTAGAGCTAGACTTTAGCCAAGTCGAAAAAGGCTGA
- the secE gene encoding preprotein translocase subunit SecE, producing MSANTEAQGSGRGLEAIKWLVVAVLLVVAIVGNYYYREFSLPLRALAVVVLIAAAGGVALLTTKGKATVTFAREARTEVRKVIWPTRQETLHTTLIVAAVTAVMSLILWGLDGILVRLVSFITGLRF from the coding sequence ATGAGTGCGAATACCGAAGCTCAGGGTAGCGGGCGTGGCCTGGAAGCGATTAAATGGCTGGTAGTGGCTGTCCTGCTGGTAGTTGCGATTGTCGGCAACTACTACTACCGTGAATTTAGTCTGCCCCTGCGAGCATTAGCTGTTGTCGTTCTGATCGCCGCAGCCGGTGGTGTGGCACTGCTGACCACGAAAGGCAAAGCAACAGTAACGTTTGCCCGTGAAGCTCGTACCGAAGTACGTAAAGTGATTTGGCCGACTCGCCAGGAAACGTTACATACCACGTTGATCGTTGCCGCGGTTACTGCCGTGATGTCACTGATTTTGTGGGGGCTGGATGGTATTCTGGTCCGTTTGGTATCGTTTATCACTGGCCTGAGGTTCTAA
- the tuf gene encoding elongation factor Tu — protein sequence MSKEKFERTKPHVNVGTIGHVDHGKTTLTAAITTVLAKTYGGSARAFDQIDNAPEEKARGITINTSHVEYDTPTRHYAHVDCPGHADYVKNMITGAAQMDGAILVVAATDGPMPQTREHILLGRQVGVPFIIVFLNKCDMVDDEELLELVEMEVRELLSQYDFPGDDTPVIRGSALKALEGDAEWEAKIIELAEALDNYIPEPERAIDKPFLLPIEDVFSISGRGTVVTGRVERGIVKVGEEVEIVGIKDTTKTTCTGVEMFRKLLDEGRAGENVGVLLRGTKRDDVERGQVLAKPGSIKPHTQFESEVYILSKDEGGRHTPFFKGYRPQFYFRTTDVTGTIELPEGVEMVMPGDNIKMVVNLIAPIAMDDGLRFAIREGGRTVGAGVVAKVIA from the coding sequence ATGTCTAAAGAAAAATTTGAACGTACAAAACCGCACGTTAACGTCGGTACTATCGGCCACGTTGACCATGGTAAAACAACGCTGACCGCCGCTATCACCACCGTTCTGGCTAAAACCTACGGTGGTAGCGCACGTGCATTCGACCAGATCGATAATGCACCGGAAGAAAAAGCCCGTGGTATCACCATCAACACGTCTCACGTTGAATACGATACCCCGACCCGTCACTACGCGCACGTTGACTGCCCAGGGCACGCCGACTACGTGAAAAACATGATCACCGGCGCAGCCCAGATGGACGGCGCGATCCTGGTTGTTGCCGCCACTGACGGCCCGATGCCGCAGACGCGCGAGCACATCCTGCTGGGTCGTCAGGTAGGCGTTCCTTTCATCATCGTGTTCCTGAACAAATGTGACATGGTTGATGACGAAGAACTGCTGGAACTGGTGGAGATGGAAGTTCGCGAACTGCTGTCTCAATACGACTTCCCGGGTGACGACACGCCTGTGATCCGCGGCTCCGCGCTGAAAGCGCTGGAAGGCGATGCAGAGTGGGAAGCGAAAATCATCGAGCTGGCTGAAGCGCTGGACAACTACATACCAGAACCGGAGCGTGCGATTGACAAGCCGTTCCTACTGCCGATCGAAGACGTGTTCTCTATTTCCGGGCGTGGCACGGTTGTGACCGGTCGTGTAGAGCGTGGTATCGTTAAAGTGGGTGAAGAAGTTGAAATCGTGGGCATCAAAGACACCACGAAAACCACTTGTACCGGCGTGGAAATGTTCCGCAAACTGCTGGACGAAGGCCGTGCAGGGGAGAACGTTGGTGTTCTGTTGCGCGGTACTAAACGTGATGACGTAGAGCGTGGTCAGGTACTGGCTAAACCGGGTTCAATCAAGCCGCACACCCAGTTTGAATCAGAAGTGTATATCCTGAGCAAAGATGAAGGGGGGCGTCATACGCCGTTCTTCAAAGGCTACCGTCCGCAGTTCTACTTCCGAACAACTGACGTGACCGGCACCATCGAACTGCCGGAAGGGGTAGAGATGGTAATGCCAGGGGACAACATCAAGATGGTGGTAAACCTGATAGCGCCAATCGCGATGGATGACGGTCTGCGTTTCGCCATCCGTGAAGGCGGTCGAACTGTCGGCGCGGGCGTTGTTGCCAAAGTTATTGCTTAA
- the coaA gene encoding type I pantothenate kinase has product MRNREQSLATPYLQFNRLQWAALRDSVPLILTEEEIVKLKGINEDLSLDEVAEIYLPLSRLLNFYISSNLRRQAVLEQFLGTDGQKIPYIIGIAGSVAVGKSTTARVLQALLSRWPEHRSVELITTDGFLHPNKVLKDRNLMKKKGFPQSYDIHSLVKFVSDIKSGAPKVIAPTYSHLIYDIVPDNNKVLDQPDILILEGLNVLQSGMDYPHDPHRVFVSDFVDFSIYVDAPEELLKTWYINRFLKFRQGAFSDPNSYFHSYAKLTEKEAIGIASQLWQDINGLNLKENILPTRERASLIMTKSSNHAVEYVRLRK; this is encoded by the coding sequence ATGAGAAATAGAGAGCAATCTTTGGCTACGCCATATCTACAGTTTAATCGCCTCCAATGGGCGGCCTTACGTGACTCGGTCCCATTGATATTGACAGAAGAAGAGATAGTTAAACTTAAAGGGATTAACGAAGACTTGTCACTGGATGAAGTCGCTGAAATCTACCTTCCTTTATCACGCCTGCTTAATTTCTATATCAGCTCTAACTTACGCCGTCAGGCCGTTTTGGAGCAATTTCTGGGAACCGACGGCCAAAAGATCCCTTATATTATTGGTATTGCAGGCAGCGTCGCGGTCGGTAAAAGCACCACTGCACGCGTATTGCAGGCATTACTCAGCCGCTGGCCAGAACATCGAAGTGTTGAACTGATTACTACCGATGGATTTCTTCATCCAAACAAAGTATTAAAAGATCGTAATTTGATGAAGAAAAAAGGGTTCCCGCAATCTTATGACATACATAGCCTGGTTAAATTCGTCTCTGATATTAAATCAGGCGCTCCTAAAGTCATTGCTCCCACCTATTCACATCTAATCTATGATATCGTTCCCGATAATAATAAAGTTCTGGATCAACCTGATATTTTAATTTTGGAAGGCCTAAATGTGCTGCAAAGTGGAATGGACTACCCACATGATCCACATAGAGTTTTTGTTTCTGACTTTGTTGATTTTTCAATTTACGTTGATGCACCAGAAGAACTTTTAAAAACATGGTATATCAATCGCTTTCTGAAGTTCAGACAAGGTGCATTTTCAGATCCGAACTCTTACTTCCATAGTTATGCAAAACTGACAGAAAAAGAAGCGATTGGGATCGCCTCACAACTTTGGCAGGATATTAATGGACTTAATTTAAAAGAGAATATTCTTCCTACCCGTGAAAGAGCGAGTCTTATTATGACCAAGAGTTCAAATCATGCTGTGGAATATGTTCGATTGAGAAAATAA
- a CDS encoding IS3 family transposase (programmed frameshift): protein MKKRNFSAEFKREAAQLVVEQSYTVAEAAKAMDIGLSTMTRWVRQLRDERQGKTPKASPITPEQIEIRELKKKPQRIEMENEIFKKGYRALDVRLPEQFSLIRKLRARYPVATLCHVFEVHRSSYKYWKCRPDKPDRKHTELRSQVQELYNISHGSAGARSIAAMATLRGFLMGRWLAGRLMKELGLVSCQQPIHRYKRGGHEHIAIPNHLERQFAVTEPNQVWCGDVTYIWTGKRWAYLAVVLDLFARKPVGWAMSFSPDSRLTIKALEMAWEVRGKPAGVMFHSDQGSHYTSRQFRQSLWRYRIRQSMSRRGNCWDNSPMERFFRSLKNEWVPVTGYTSFNDATSAITDYIVGYYSALRPHEYNGGLPPNESENRYWKNSKAVASFS from the exons ATGAAAAAAAGAAATTTTAGTGCAGAGTTCAAACGTGAAGCAGCTCAGTTGGTTGTCGAGCAGAGCTACACCGTTGCTGAAGCAGCAAAAGCCATGGATATTGGCCTTTCAACAATGACCCGATGGGTCAGACAATTACGGGATGAACGACAGGGAAAAACACCGAAAGCTTCCCCTATTACCCCGGAGCAAATTGAAATACGTGAGTTGAAGAAAAAACCACAACGTATTGAAATGGAAAATGAAATAT TTAAAAAAGGCTACCGCGCTCTTGATGTCAGACTCCCTGAACAGTTCTCGTTAATCAGAAAACTCAGGGCGCGTTATCCCGTGGCTACACTCTGTCACGTATTTGAGGTTCACCGCAGCAGCTATAAATACTGGAAATGCCGTCCTGATAAGCCGGACAGAAAGCATACAGAGTTACGCAGTCAGGTTCAGGAACTATACAACATTAGTCATGGCTCAGCCGGGGCAAGGAGTATCGCCGCAATGGCAACGCTCAGAGGCTTCCTGATGGGGCGCTGGCTTGCCGGCAGACTCATGAAAGAGCTGGGGCTGGTCAGTTGTCAGCAGCCCATCCATCGGTATAAACGCGGTGGCCATGAACACATCGCTATCCCGAATCACCTTGAGCGTCAGTTCGCAGTGACAGAGCCTAATCAGGTGTGGTGCGGCGACGTGACGTATATCTGGACAGGTAAGCGCTGGGCATACCTCGCCGTTGTTCTCGACCTGTTCGCGAGGAAACCGGTGGGCTGGGCAATGTCGTTCTCACCGGACAGCAGACTGACCATCAAAGCGCTAGAAATGGCGTGGGAAGTTCGCGGCAAACCAGCCGGGGTGATGTTCCACAGCGATCAGGGCAGCCATTACACAAGCAGGCAGTTCCGGCAGTCACTGTGGCGGTACCGGATCAGGCAGAGTATGAGTCGTCGTGGAAACTGCTGGGATAATAGTCCGATGGAACGCTTCTTTAGAAGTCTGAAGAACGAGTGGGTGCCGGTGACTGGTTACACAAGCTTCAACGATGCTACCAGTGCAATAACGGACTATATCGTTGGGTATTACAGTGCGCTCAGGCCACACGAATATAACGGTGGGTTACCACCAAACGAATCGGAAAACCGATACTGGAAAAACTCTAAAGCGGTGGCCAGTTTTAGTTGA
- the birA gene encoding bifunctional biotin--[acetyl-CoA-carboxylase] ligase/biotin operon repressor BirA, which produces MRDIKVPLKLIQVLSNGEFYSGELLGEMMGMSRAAINKHIQTIRDWGIDVFTITGKGYCLTAPMQLLDEKKIRSVLPEGGITVLPVIDSTNQYILDRLNSLSSGDACIAEYQQSGRGRRGRQWYSPFGANLYFSLYWRLEQGPAAAVGVSLVIGMVMAEVLHKLGAEGVRVKWPNDLYLNDRKLAGILVELTGKTGDAAHLVIGAGINLRMRDPVNDVINQGWINLQEAGITIDRNALASSLISELRSALATFEQRGLEFFISRWETLDNYFNRPIKLIIGNREIYGVDRGIDRQGALLLESGGVLTPYLGGEITLRGV; this is translated from the coding sequence ATGAGAGATATTAAAGTTCCTCTCAAACTCATTCAGGTCCTATCGAATGGTGAGTTTTACTCAGGTGAGCTCTTGGGTGAAATGATGGGAATGAGTCGGGCAGCGATCAATAAACATATCCAGACGATCCGGGATTGGGGAATCGATGTTTTTACCATAACCGGAAAAGGATATTGTTTAACTGCGCCGATGCAATTATTGGACGAGAAAAAAATTCGAAGTGTTTTACCCGAAGGCGGTATCACGGTTTTGCCGGTCATTGATTCGACAAATCAATACATTTTAGATAGGTTAAACTCACTGTCCTCAGGAGATGCTTGTATCGCTGAATATCAGCAATCCGGGCGAGGTAGGAGAGGTAGACAATGGTATTCTCCTTTTGGGGCTAATTTATATTTTTCTTTATATTGGCGCTTGGAACAAGGGCCTGCGGCAGCGGTAGGTGTAAGCTTGGTCATTGGCATGGTGATGGCAGAAGTATTACATAAACTGGGAGCAGAAGGCGTTCGGGTAAAGTGGCCTAATGACTTGTATTTAAATGATAGAAAACTGGCAGGTATTCTTGTAGAGCTGACGGGAAAAACCGGGGATGCTGCACATCTAGTTATTGGTGCAGGCATTAATCTACGAATGCGTGACCCGGTAAATGACGTAATTAATCAAGGATGGATAAATTTGCAGGAAGCTGGAATTACAATAGATCGTAATGCATTGGCATCAAGCTTGATTTCAGAACTTCGCTCGGCACTTGCGACTTTTGAACAGCGTGGGCTAGAGTTTTTTATCTCCAGGTGGGAGACACTGGATAATTATTTCAATCGCCCCATCAAATTGATCATTGGTAATCGAGAAATATATGGTGTTGACAGAGGTATTGATCGGCAAGGTGCTCTGTTGCTGGAAAGTGGGGGCGTGTTAACACCTTATCTTGGTGGTGAGATTACGTTGCGTGGTGTTTAA
- the murB gene encoding UDP-N-acetylmuramate dehydrogenase: MANDVISLKPYNSFSLSVSTSSIIVADTQALLINGWQSAISSHKPVLLLGEGSNVLFLEDFAGTVLLNRLKGIVVTEDREGWHLCVGAGENWHYLVEYTLKRGIAGLENLALIPGCVGSAPIQNIGAYGKELQHVCEYVDLLDLSKGTVQRLDAADCRFAYRESIFKHQYRNGFAITAVGFYLRKDWHPILSYGGLTKLDPATVTPQQIFDSVCHMRRSKLPDPAITGNAGSFFKNPVVTQQHAELILKKYPNAPHYPQPEGKVKLAAGWLIEQCHLKGFQIGGAAVHSQQALVLINKDNAISADIVDLARHVRYQVASKFNVWLEPEVRFVAAHGEVNAVEVLL; this comes from the coding sequence ATGGCGAATGATGTCATATCACTAAAACCTTATAATTCCTTTTCATTATCGGTATCTACGTCATCTATCATTGTGGCTGATACACAGGCGTTGTTAATCAATGGATGGCAATCAGCTATTTCATCGCATAAGCCAGTCTTATTGCTGGGTGAAGGGAGTAATGTCCTTTTTTTGGAAGACTTTGCCGGTACAGTTTTGCTTAATCGTCTTAAAGGTATTGTGGTAACCGAGGATCGCGAGGGCTGGCATCTCTGCGTTGGCGCTGGCGAAAATTGGCATTATTTAGTTGAATATACGCTTAAACGAGGCATTGCTGGGCTTGAGAATCTGGCGTTAATTCCCGGCTGCGTGGGGTCCGCGCCGATTCAGAATATTGGCGCTTACGGTAAAGAACTTCAGCATGTATGTGAATATGTTGATCTATTGGATCTTTCCAAAGGAACAGTACAGCGTCTAGATGCCGCCGATTGTCGGTTTGCTTATCGTGAAAGCATATTCAAGCATCAATATCGTAATGGATTTGCTATCACTGCGGTAGGTTTTTATCTGAGGAAAGATTGGCATCCAATATTAAGCTATGGTGGTTTGACGAAACTAGATCCTGCCACGGTTACACCACAACAAATCTTTGATTCAGTATGCCACATGAGGCGTAGCAAACTTCCTGATCCAGCAATTACAGGTAATGCCGGTAGTTTCTTTAAGAACCCTGTTGTTACACAACAGCATGCTGAACTTATTTTAAAAAAATACCCAAATGCACCTCACTATCCGCAGCCGGAAGGGAAGGTAAAACTTGCAGCAGGTTGGCTGATCGAACAATGCCATTTAAAAGGTTTTCAAATCGGTGGCGCTGCGGTTCACAGCCAGCAGGCATTGGTACTGATAAATAAAGACAATGCGATAAGTGCAGATATTGTTGATTTAGCACGCCATGTTCGCTATCAGGTCGCCAGTAAATTCAATGTCTGGCTTGAGCCTGAAGTGCGTTTTGTTGCTGCACATGGAGAGGTAAATGCCGTTGAGGTATTGTTATGA